A single window of Danio rerio strain Tuebingen ecotype United States chromosome 15, GRCz12tu, whole genome shotgun sequence DNA harbors:
- the rinl gene encoding ras and Rab interactor-like protein isoform X3 — translation MTPETAETAETVMCTIQVTAASGAMCFINPLYLHEHGDDWLTHSSANPVRHPLRRDKRLSTTRTWEGRGLKKRSSSPAEDCSTFNNDRGSFEKTPVTPSTTPGGVVLRRASGTSKEDPLKRASTDSIQSPLPQSPHRVSWIEDKIWLNSPLPSSQLQPPCLELDSLSVSSIEEESEPALSPSPSLPSHRFQLADKMKNRLSAVGQAIGGLMSPQRRLSNRVQEMAERKSGAFAEAVREFIEQTLTSEPTPEITYTEMLQEVRSSLTALREILFDSTEIQSITDSFGDTPDFELDSMLELALHKVALKPVYSHLYVCLKTARRDDGTLQRLEANKSILEDRNLEELEGAAGAGVPDSSVMEKILQRWTAMHEAYSPSKKVGTLLKVCKNIYHSMNANAKPGTVFGADDFLPCLTWVLLRSDVATLQVDTDYMMELLDPMQLQGEGGYYLTSLYAALFYISSFRPRVAKQQLSAEAHRSLSQWHRRRTLHCNQSRRSRNRRTIRRHGSSNGNRRTSEERNSLKASTESSSLTDDKSDTHESLQGLDEELQVLKEEEEGSADREQVQLPETIITSPQIDEKDRAVRVSWNERS, via the exons ATGACTCCAGAAACAGCAGAAACAGCAGAGACAGTTATGTGCACTATACAG GTTACAGCTGCCAGTGGAGCTATGTGCTTCATCAATCCCTTATACCTTCATGAGCACGGTGATGATTGGCTCACTCATTCTTCAGCCAACCCAGTCAGACATCCATTAAGGCGAGACAAGCGGTTAAGTACCACAAGAACTTGGGAAGGGAGAGGACTGAAAAAGAGGTCATCTTCACCAGCTGAGGACTGTAGCACTTTCAACAATGACAGAG GATCATTTGAGAAGACTCCTGTGACTCCATCTACAACCCCAGGTGGAGTTGTGCTTCGTAGGGCAAGTGGTACCAGCAAGGAAGACCCCTTAAAAAGAGCAAGCACAGACTCTATTCAAAGCCCTCTTCCTCAGTCACCACACCGTGTGTCTTGGATAGAAGACAAGATATGGCTGAACTCACCACTTCCTTCCTCTCAGCTTCAACCACCCTGCTTAGAGCTGGACTCGTTATCAGTCAGCAGTATAGAGGAGGAGTCAGAACCAGCGTTGAGCCCCTCCCCTTCCTTGCCTTCACACCGCTTCCAGTTGGCAGATAAGATGAAGAACCGCCTCTCTGCAGTGGGACAGGCTATAGGTGGACTGATGTCGCCACAGAGGAGACTGAGTAATCGTGTTCAGGAGATGGCAGAACGAAAGAGTGGGGCTTTTGCAGAGGCTGTAAGGGAGTTTATAGAGCAAACACTTACAAGTGAACCAACTCCTGAAATAACCTACACGGAGATGCTACAGGAAGTGCGTTCATCTCTCACTGCTCTGAGGGAAATCCTGTTTGACTCTACAGAGATCCAAAGCATCACAGACAGTTTTGGAGACACACCAGATTTTGAGCTGG ATTCCATGCTGGAACTTGCCTTGCACAAAGTAGCTTTAAAGCCAGTCTACTCTCACCTTTACGTGTGTCTGAAGACAGCACGCAGGGATGATGGCACTCTGCAGCGTTTAGAGGCCAACAAGAGCATACTGGAGGACCGCaacctggaggagctggagggtGCAGCGGGGGCTGGGGTTCCTGATTCCAGCGTGATGGAAAAGATCCTGCAACGATGGACCGCAATGCATGAAGCCTACTCGCCTAGTAAAAAAGTTGGCACCCTGCTCAAAGTCTGCAAGAATATCTACCATAGCATGAATGCTAATGCTAAACCTG GTACTGTTTTTGGGGCAGATGACTTCCTGCCGTGCCTGACATGGGTGCTGCTGCGTAGTGATGTAGCTACACTTCAGGTTGATACTGACTACATGATGGAGCTGCTGGACCCCATGCAACTACAAGGGGAAG GTGGCTACTACCTTACCTCTCTCTATGCTGCCCTTTTTTACATTAGCAGCTTCCGACCACGAGTAGCAAAGCAGCAACTGAGTGCAGAAGCACACAGGTCTCTAAGCCAATGGCACCGCAGACGCACACTGCACTGCAACCAATCACGGCGCAGCAGAAATCGCAGGACCATACGGAGACACGGCTCCTCAAATGGAAACCGTAGAACTTCAGAAGAAAGGAACTCTTTGAAAGCAAGCACAGAGTCCAGCAGTCTGACGGACGACAAGTCAGACACGCACGAATCACTGCAGGGTTTGGATGAAGAGTTGCAGGTTTTAAAGGAAGAAGAGGAGGGAAGTGCAGATAGAGAACAAGTGCAGTTACCAGAGACCATTATCACCAGCCCTCAAATAGATGAAAAAGATAGAGCTGTCAGGGTAAGCTGGAATGAAAGGAGCTGA
- the rinl gene encoding ras and Rab interactor-like protein isoform X2: protein MMKEPKDETENNENRKNISSTVPNGISGDPAKTLGLLHGLRVCQDAWAPKSPWDRHGAHTALWGRPAGSFLVVQGSLSQDQLLCVSVGDSGEPVKEFSIMTTEKALRLTASHLAFPDLFQLLHFYTLSRDVLPVCLLVPSWVYTLKNLPDHLVPLLGPKTWLCPSSDLQAKSSMTPETAETAETVMCTIQVTAASGAMCFINPLYLHEHGDDWLTHSSANPVRHPLRRDKRLSTTRTWEGRGLKKRSSSPAEDCSTFNNDRGSFEKTPVTPSTTPGGVVLRRASGTSKEDPLKRASTDSIQSPLPQSPHRVSWIEDKIWLNSPLPSSQLQPPCLELDSLSVSSIEEESEPALSPSPSLPSHRFQLADKMKNRLSAVGQAIGGLMSPQRRLSNRVQEMAERKSGAFAEAVREFIEQTLTSEPTPEITYTEMLQEVRSSLTALREILFDSTEIQSITDSFGDTPDFELDSMLELALHKVALKPVYSHLYVCLKTARRDDGTLQRLEANKSILEDRNLEELEGAAGAGVPDSSVMEKILQRWTAMHEAYSPSKKVGTLLKVCKNIYHSMNANAKPGTVFGADDFLPCLTWVLLRSDVATLQVDTDYMMELLDPMQLQGEGGYYLTSLYAALFYISSFRPRVAKQQLSAEAHRSLSQWHRRRTLHCNQSRRSRNRRTIRRHGSSNGNRRTSEERNSLKASTESSSLTDDKSDTHESLQGLDEELQVLKEEEEGSADREQVQLPETIITSPQIDEKDRAVRDNSIFS, encoded by the exons ATGGGGCACACACTGCTCTATGGGGCAGACCTGCTGGG AGTTTCCTGGTTGTCCAAGGGTCTTTGTCCCAAGATCAGCTTCTCTGTGTGTCTGTGGGGGACAGTGGGGAGCCAGTCAAAGAATTCTCTATCATGACCACTGAAAAAG CCCTTCGACTGACAGCATCACACCTGGCTTTCCCTGATCTCTTTCAGCTGCTGCATTTCTACACACTGAGCAG GGATGTATTGCCTGTGTGTTTACTGGTTCCCTCATGGGTTTACACCCTTAAGAATCTACCGGATCATCTTGTTCCTCTGCTTGGTCCAA AGACCTGGCTGTGCCCATCCTCAGATCTTCAGGCCAAAAGTAGCATGACTCCAGAAACAGCAGAAACAGCAGAGACAGTTATGTGCACTATACAG GTTACAGCTGCCAGTGGAGCTATGTGCTTCATCAATCCCTTATACCTTCATGAGCACGGTGATGATTGGCTCACTCATTCTTCAGCCAACCCAGTCAGACATCCATTAAGGCGAGACAAGCGGTTAAGTACCACAAGAACTTGGGAAGGGAGAGGACTGAAAAAGAGGTCATCTTCACCAGCTGAGGACTGTAGCACTTTCAACAATGACAGAG GATCATTTGAGAAGACTCCTGTGACTCCATCTACAACCCCAGGTGGAGTTGTGCTTCGTAGGGCAAGTGGTACCAGCAAGGAAGACCCCTTAAAAAGAGCAAGCACAGACTCTATTCAAAGCCCTCTTCCTCAGTCACCACACCGTGTGTCTTGGATAGAAGACAAGATATGGCTGAACTCACCACTTCCTTCCTCTCAGCTTCAACCACCCTGCTTAGAGCTGGACTCGTTATCAGTCAGCAGTATAGAGGAGGAGTCAGAACCAGCGTTGAGCCCCTCCCCTTCCTTGCCTTCACACCGCTTCCAGTTGGCAGATAAGATGAAGAACCGCCTCTCTGCAGTGGGACAGGCTATAGGTGGACTGATGTCGCCACAGAGGAGACTGAGTAATCGTGTTCAGGAGATGGCAGAACGAAAGAGTGGGGCTTTTGCAGAGGCTGTAAGGGAGTTTATAGAGCAAACACTTACAAGTGAACCAACTCCTGAAATAACCTACACGGAGATGCTACAGGAAGTGCGTTCATCTCTCACTGCTCTGAGGGAAATCCTGTTTGACTCTACAGAGATCCAAAGCATCACAGACAGTTTTGGAGACACACCAGATTTTGAGCTGG ATTCCATGCTGGAACTTGCCTTGCACAAAGTAGCTTTAAAGCCAGTCTACTCTCACCTTTACGTGTGTCTGAAGACAGCACGCAGGGATGATGGCACTCTGCAGCGTTTAGAGGCCAACAAGAGCATACTGGAGGACCGCaacctggaggagctggagggtGCAGCGGGGGCTGGGGTTCCTGATTCCAGCGTGATGGAAAAGATCCTGCAACGATGGACCGCAATGCATGAAGCCTACTCGCCTAGTAAAAAAGTTGGCACCCTGCTCAAAGTCTGCAAGAATATCTACCATAGCATGAATGCTAATGCTAAACCTG GTACTGTTTTTGGGGCAGATGACTTCCTGCCGTGCCTGACATGGGTGCTGCTGCGTAGTGATGTAGCTACACTTCAGGTTGATACTGACTACATGATGGAGCTGCTGGACCCCATGCAACTACAAGGGGAAG GTGGCTACTACCTTACCTCTCTCTATGCTGCCCTTTTTTACATTAGCAGCTTCCGACCACGAGTAGCAAAGCAGCAACTGAGTGCAGAAGCACACAGGTCTCTAAGCCAATGGCACCGCAGACGCACACTGCACTGCAACCAATCACGGCGCAGCAGAAATCGCAGGACCATACGGAGACACGGCTCCTCAAATGGAAACCGTAGAACTTCAGAAGAAAGGAACTCTTTGAAAGCAAGCACAGAGTCCAGCAGTCTGACGGACGACAAGTCAGACACGCACGAATCACTGCAGGGTTTGGATGAAGAGTTGCAGGTTTTAAAGGAAGAAGAGGAGGGAAGTGCAGATAGAGAACAAGTGCAGTTACCAGAGACCATTATCACCAGCCCTCAAATAGATGAAAAAGATAGAGCTGTCAGG gacaacagtatcttcagctga
- the rinl gene encoding ras and Rab interactor-like protein isoform X1: protein MMKEPKDETENNENRKNISSTVPNGISGDPAKTLGLLHGLRVCQDAWAPKSPWDRHGAHTALWGRPAGSFLVVQGSLSQDQLLCVSVGDSGEPVKEFSIMTTEKALRLTASHLAFPDLFQLLHFYTLSRDVLPVCLLVPSWVYTLKNLPDHLVPLLGPKTWLCPSSDLQAKSSMTPETAETAETVMCTIQVTAASGAMCFINPLYLHEHGDDWLTHSSANPVRHPLRRDKRLSTTRTWEGRGLKKRSSSPAEDCSTFNNDRGSFEKTPVTPSTTPGGVVLRRASGTSKEDPLKRASTDSIQSPLPQSPHRVSWIEDKIWLNSPLPSSQLQPPCLELDSLSVSSIEEESEPALSPSPSLPSHRFQLADKMKNRLSAVGQAIGGLMSPQRRLSNRVQEMAERKSGAFAEAVREFIEQTLTSEPTPEITYTEMLQEVRSSLTALREILFDSTEIQSITDSFGDTPDFELDSMLELALHKVALKPVYSHLYVCLKTARRDDGTLQRLEANKSILEDRNLEELEGAAGAGVPDSSVMEKILQRWTAMHEAYSPSKKVGTLLKVCKNIYHSMNANAKPGTVFGADDFLPCLTWVLLRSDVATLQVDTDYMMELLDPMQLQGEGGYYLTSLYAALFYISSFRPRVAKQQLSAEAHRSLSQWHRRRTLHCNQSRRSRNRRTIRRHGSSNGNRRTSEERNSLKASTESSSLTDDKSDTHESLQGLDEELQVLKEEEEGSADREQVQLPETIITSPQIDEKDRAVRVSWNERS, encoded by the exons ATGGGGCACACACTGCTCTATGGGGCAGACCTGCTGGG AGTTTCCTGGTTGTCCAAGGGTCTTTGTCCCAAGATCAGCTTCTCTGTGTGTCTGTGGGGGACAGTGGGGAGCCAGTCAAAGAATTCTCTATCATGACCACTGAAAAAG CCCTTCGACTGACAGCATCACACCTGGCTTTCCCTGATCTCTTTCAGCTGCTGCATTTCTACACACTGAGCAG GGATGTATTGCCTGTGTGTTTACTGGTTCCCTCATGGGTTTACACCCTTAAGAATCTACCGGATCATCTTGTTCCTCTGCTTGGTCCAA AGACCTGGCTGTGCCCATCCTCAGATCTTCAGGCCAAAAGTAGCATGACTCCAGAAACAGCAGAAACAGCAGAGACAGTTATGTGCACTATACAG GTTACAGCTGCCAGTGGAGCTATGTGCTTCATCAATCCCTTATACCTTCATGAGCACGGTGATGATTGGCTCACTCATTCTTCAGCCAACCCAGTCAGACATCCATTAAGGCGAGACAAGCGGTTAAGTACCACAAGAACTTGGGAAGGGAGAGGACTGAAAAAGAGGTCATCTTCACCAGCTGAGGACTGTAGCACTTTCAACAATGACAGAG GATCATTTGAGAAGACTCCTGTGACTCCATCTACAACCCCAGGTGGAGTTGTGCTTCGTAGGGCAAGTGGTACCAGCAAGGAAGACCCCTTAAAAAGAGCAAGCACAGACTCTATTCAAAGCCCTCTTCCTCAGTCACCACACCGTGTGTCTTGGATAGAAGACAAGATATGGCTGAACTCACCACTTCCTTCCTCTCAGCTTCAACCACCCTGCTTAGAGCTGGACTCGTTATCAGTCAGCAGTATAGAGGAGGAGTCAGAACCAGCGTTGAGCCCCTCCCCTTCCTTGCCTTCACACCGCTTCCAGTTGGCAGATAAGATGAAGAACCGCCTCTCTGCAGTGGGACAGGCTATAGGTGGACTGATGTCGCCACAGAGGAGACTGAGTAATCGTGTTCAGGAGATGGCAGAACGAAAGAGTGGGGCTTTTGCAGAGGCTGTAAGGGAGTTTATAGAGCAAACACTTACAAGTGAACCAACTCCTGAAATAACCTACACGGAGATGCTACAGGAAGTGCGTTCATCTCTCACTGCTCTGAGGGAAATCCTGTTTGACTCTACAGAGATCCAAAGCATCACAGACAGTTTTGGAGACACACCAGATTTTGAGCTGG ATTCCATGCTGGAACTTGCCTTGCACAAAGTAGCTTTAAAGCCAGTCTACTCTCACCTTTACGTGTGTCTGAAGACAGCACGCAGGGATGATGGCACTCTGCAGCGTTTAGAGGCCAACAAGAGCATACTGGAGGACCGCaacctggaggagctggagggtGCAGCGGGGGCTGGGGTTCCTGATTCCAGCGTGATGGAAAAGATCCTGCAACGATGGACCGCAATGCATGAAGCCTACTCGCCTAGTAAAAAAGTTGGCACCCTGCTCAAAGTCTGCAAGAATATCTACCATAGCATGAATGCTAATGCTAAACCTG GTACTGTTTTTGGGGCAGATGACTTCCTGCCGTGCCTGACATGGGTGCTGCTGCGTAGTGATGTAGCTACACTTCAGGTTGATACTGACTACATGATGGAGCTGCTGGACCCCATGCAACTACAAGGGGAAG GTGGCTACTACCTTACCTCTCTCTATGCTGCCCTTTTTTACATTAGCAGCTTCCGACCACGAGTAGCAAAGCAGCAACTGAGTGCAGAAGCACACAGGTCTCTAAGCCAATGGCACCGCAGACGCACACTGCACTGCAACCAATCACGGCGCAGCAGAAATCGCAGGACCATACGGAGACACGGCTCCTCAAATGGAAACCGTAGAACTTCAGAAGAAAGGAACTCTTTGAAAGCAAGCACAGAGTCCAGCAGTCTGACGGACGACAAGTCAGACACGCACGAATCACTGCAGGGTTTGGATGAAGAGTTGCAGGTTTTAAAGGAAGAAGAGGAGGGAAGTGCAGATAGAGAACAAGTGCAGTTACCAGAGACCATTATCACCAGCCCTCAAATAGATGAAAAAGATAGAGCTGTCAGGGTAAGCTGGAATGAAAGGAGCTGA